AAAACACAACCTGAAATTTACTCCGCCCTGAAGATGTTTCTTGACCGTATTTTTTCCTAAGTGTATAGCCAAACAATCTGCAACACGAGGGAGGCAATAATATGTTTGGTATAGGAATGACCGAGTTAATCATCATCCTGGTAATAATCCTGGTTATATTTGGGGCTAACAAACTACCTGAAATTGGATCTGGCATGGGCAAGGCCATCAAGAACTTCAAAAAAGCAACTACTGAGCCTGAAGAAATTGATGTGACTCCTGAAGACAAAAAAGAGGCCAGCAACAAGACTCAGAAAAAAGAAGACAGCTGATACAAGCAAACTAAAAAACCGGGGTTATCCCCGGTTTTTTAGTTTTTACCGTTATTACTCACATTTTTTTGCACTCTGAATTGCCTGTTGCCTTGTCTATAAAAAGCTGAACCCGATCAAAACATATCTGATGCCAGAAAAAATTGTCAAAAAGCCTACAATATAGACCAGAAAAGCGGTTAGAGTAAGCAGCCCGGATATGGCGTATGTATGGGCCACCATTGCTACAAGGAGCAGGGTTATTTGAAAAAAGGTGTTTAACTTGCTGTCCATGGTGGGGCTGATTTTATTCTTAACATTCACACCATAGAGATGAAGGACAAAAAGCCCGCCAATAACTATTAGATCTCTGGTAAACACCACGACAATAAGCCAGAAAGGCACCCAGCCCTGGACTCCTAGACAGACAAAAGCAGTAAGCAGTAAAAATTTGTCTGCCAGAGGGTCAATCATTGCACCGAGACGCGATCTCTGATTCAGCACCCTGGCCAGAAATCCATCCAGACCATCAGTAATTCCTGCTGTTATAAACAGGACCAACGCCAGAACATAATTTTCTCCAAAAAAAGCAACTACAAATGCCGGTGTAATAAATATCCTCAAAACTGTAAGCACATTGGGGATAGTCCAGTTGGAATCATAAAAGGCATTCATTTTATATCGCAATTTAAATATCCTCGCAAACTTTCAAAGCTCAGCGTAAACACTATATTACTACAGCGAGACTTTATTCAAGGTTAGAAGCTCCTCACCCGGGCGGACCGAGAGCGAACCTGCGAGTAACTGTCTTTAAAGTGGAGCCTGCATCCTGCAAACACCCGGTTGGAAATTGGGACAGTCCCCGCGAGGTACTATAAAAAAGATTGATGCTGCATTGGTTCCTGAAAGAAATTTGCTTTGATGAAAAAAACTACACAGCGAGGGACAGTCCCCCTCCGGGCTGTAAGCCTCCGGGCAGGAAGCTGTGCCAGGCGCAAAGTTCCCATCTTTGACGGAATTTTTCAGGCAAATGTGCATCAATCATAAGCAAAAATCGAAAAAAATGAAAATTTTAACCGTTTGATTTTATTATCAAAACTATTCTAGTTACTTGTAAGGGGACTGGATCATTTGCCGCCGGATTTTCCGACTGTTTTTTACGATTTGAGGTCGGCAAAAGTGCCTGTCCCGGTGGCCAGGCAATAATCTACACAAAATGTCGCTGTAGTGCTGTTATGGTAAAGAAATTTCAAATTTAATATCCCTGCCGGAAAAGTAGCCCTCAAGCCTGGCTTGAAGAGAGTCAATACTCAAGGTTTGAACTATCCAGACTGCTTCCAGGTCAGGAATACCGGCAGTAACAGAAATAATCTTTCCATACTCGATTTCTCTTTCCCATGCCTTGAGCAAAGTATCAAAACTATGAATGCTGTCCATAGTTGTCCACCCGTTTGTATTCAGCACAACAGTATCCACAAAAAAGGCTTCAAAGTCAGAAAGGGAAAAAATAAATTCCCAGAGGTCAAACCATACATTAGAAAGGTCATAGCCTGAAGCGCTCATCTTATGCGAGCCGTATGCTATTGTTCCAGTCCAGCCTGTCTCTAAAGATCGGTTCAGGGACAGGCTTGTCCCTGCTTCAGAATCAACCACCACTCCTGTTACCATCTGGAGTTCCATCAGCCTGGCAAAGTCATCCGGAGAAGCCCCCCTTGTGCTCAGGTCATACGGCCATTGTGTTGAACCAGTATAATAGATCCCGATTCGCTGCAAAATATTTCTCAGTGTTTCAGTTTCCAGCAGAACCTGCATTTGCAAGTCCATTCCAGCATCATGTTCATTCCAGACAACACCACGATAAGCCTGAACAAGCGCTTCCACATCATCAATATGTTTCATCAGAGATGAGAGCCTGTCTTCACCCACAGGTTCAGGCATAATCCTGACTACTTCCTGACGCACAGCTTTCTGGAAACCCATGGATAAGGCTCTATCCCGCAACTGTGATGCTGAGGTTTGTAGCAAGGCTTCCTCATCAACTCTCAGTTCAACCGTCACTGCCTGCCATGCATAAGCTGGAGCGGTTAACAGAATTAGTAAAAAAGACATCATTAAAACACTTGCCCTGGGCAAAGTAATTATCATAAACAACCACCTGATTTTTATATCAAAGAAATAAATAACTTGAGAGTTAACAAGGAACTTGAGAAACAACAGTGAATTACGTTTCCAGCCGCCTCATATCAGGGCATCAAAATAGTAACATTACAACCATCCGCACTCCTGCTCAAGGCCTCAACAAACCTTTCAGAGCTTTCATCGCTTAGCATAATATCTGTATTATTATCGCCATGTGCTCCCATTGCCCTCAGCCACAAAGTCTGTCCGTCAGGCAGTGCCGGCCTGAAAAATCTTGCTGAATCTGTGTTGCGAATATAGTTAATCAAAGCTTTGGTGTTTGCCCTGTCCGGCCCCAGAGTGGATGCTCTGAAAAGCATGCTGCCCTGACCGTCAACTATTGCAGGCACTATAGCTGGGAAAATATCTACATCAGCCGTGTCTATAAAAACTCTGCATTGTCCGGCTAACACTGATTCAGAAGTACTCTTGACCCCTGATTCAGGCGAGACAAAAAACAATTCAGGTATGAAATGTCTTGTTTCACGGTCCTGCAAGTCAAGAACTACATAAACTTCCTTGAGAAACCTGGAACCTGGAACCCTTGTTCGATGAGCAACAACAATCTGACGGGTCAAATGGGACAGGGAAGATTTGACTCTCTGATCATTGTCTGCGATTTCGCCGACAGTACTGGAAGAATCTAAGTATATCCGGTTTAAATCATCATAAAGGTTTCTGGTTGCCCTGATCCTTGCCTGCCGCTCTGCCAGAATAGATTTCTGGGCCACATCTTCTCCTGAATTTGTGAAAGAGGATACTCCTGTTGATAAGATCCTGCTTTGTGTCCAATCCACCCTGGTAGCTTCATAACGTTGTATAAAACTATCATCCACAACCCCCTGTTGAGCTGATAAGGTGCTTACACAGCCAAAAAAGAAAAAAAACAGAAAAAAGAATTTCATCGCCATTTCCTTACACCCTTAACCCGGACCGCCGGTAACGTGCAACGTTTCCAGTCCGTTAAGCCTCGTTGTTGAACAGCTTGTATATATTTTGAATTTCTTCATGGTCAAGCCAGTGAACATTGTGATCTTTTCTAAACCAGGTAAGCTGTCTTTTTGCATAGGCCCTGGTACTTTTATACCAGTTGTCCATGGCCTGTTCCAGGCTTGCATCTCCCTTCAAAAAACTGATTATTTCACGACAGCCAATACCTGAAAAAGCAGGACAATTTTCATTATATCCGGATTTTTTCCAAGCCCTGCCAACCTCGTCCAAAGCACCTTTATCCATCATTTTATCAATGCGCAACCTGAGCCAGGGGGCAAGTTCAGTCAAGCCTTTTGTTATGCCGATTTTGAGGGCTTGAAAACGCGGAGTCTTGTTCTGATCTCTATGCCATTGGGAAAAAGTAACCCCAGTAGTTTTAAAAACAGCCAGTGCTCTGGATATTTTCTGTTTATCCTTAGAGCTTATTGTGGCGGAGTATTCAGGGTCTACTCTTTCCAGCTCATCTCTTAAGGGTTCAACTCCATATTTTTCAAGCTGATTCTTAAGCTCTTCAGCCACAGTTGGAGATATTTGAGGAATATCAGCCAGACCGTATATTAATGAACGTAGATAAAGACCAGTTCCCCCAACAAGAACTGGAAGATTGCCACGCTCATGAACAGTGGCAATGGTCTGAGTGGCCATATCTACAAATTTTCCGGCACTGACCCGGTCAAACAGGTTAAGAAAACCATATAAGTGATGAGGACAAATCAGCTGTTCTTCCGGTGAGGGTTGAGCAGTAACAACAGGCAGGTCGGCATATACCTGTCTGGAATCAAAGTTAATAATCTCTAACGGAATTTTACCGGCCATTTCCAAGGCCAGATCATTCTTGCCGCTGCCGGTTGGTCCAAGTATACATACTATCTCAAATTTTTCTTCCAGAAGTTGTGCAAGGGCACCACCCTTCAAACTCGTCTGATCATTCATATTCAAGATATCTTATCTTTGGGCTGATGACCGTATCGGGCATAAAGCCTCTTTTCAACATTAGGCGGGACAAGTCCTTTTATTTCCCCCCCAAGACGGGCAACATCCTTAATAATGGTAGAACTGATATAAAGCCATTTATATTCAGTCATAAGAAAAACTGTGTGGATATTCCGATCAAGACGTCTGTTCATCAATGCCATCTGAAACTCGTACTCAAAGTCCGCTACAGCCCGCATGCCGCGCAAAATGGCAACAGCCTTTCTTTCTTTTACATATTCCACCAGCAGTCCTTCAAATGGCTC
The nucleotide sequence above comes from Desulfonatronovibrio magnus. Encoded proteins:
- the coaD gene encoding pantetheine-phosphate adenylyltransferase, yielding MEKTVKSAVYPGTFDPMTNGHVSLILRGLDIFDEILVAVALHSPKNPLFTLDERVEMAREIFDGKDRIKVEPFEGLLVEYVKERKAVAILRGMRAVADFEYEFQMALMNRRLDRNIHTVFLMTEYKWLYISSTIIKDVARLGGEIKGLVPPNVEKRLYARYGHQPKDKIS
- a CDS encoding CDP-alcohol phosphatidyltransferase family protein, giving the protein MRYKMNAFYDSNWTIPNVLTVLRIFITPAFVVAFFGENYVLALVLFITAGITDGLDGFLARVLNQRSRLGAMIDPLADKFLLLTAFVCLGVQGWVPFWLIVVVFTRDLIVIGGLFVLHLYGVNVKNKISPTMDSKLNTFFQITLLLVAMVAHTYAISGLLTLTAFLVYIVGFLTIFSGIRYVLIGFSFL
- the miaA gene encoding tRNA (adenosine(37)-N6)-dimethylallyltransferase MiaA, encoding MNDQTSLKGGALAQLLEEKFEIVCILGPTGSGKNDLALEMAGKIPLEIINFDSRQVYADLPVVTAQPSPEEQLICPHHLYGFLNLFDRVSAGKFVDMATQTIATVHERGNLPVLVGGTGLYLRSLIYGLADIPQISPTVAEELKNQLEKYGVEPLRDELERVDPEYSATISSKDKQKISRALAVFKTTGVTFSQWHRDQNKTPRFQALKIGITKGLTELAPWLRLRIDKMMDKGALDEVGRAWKKSGYNENCPAFSGIGCREIISFLKGDASLEQAMDNWYKSTRAYAKRQLTWFRKDHNVHWLDHEEIQNIYKLFNNEA
- a CDS encoding twin-arginine translocase TatA/TatE family subunit: MFGIGMTELIIILVIILVIFGANKLPEIGSGMGKAIKNFKKATTEPEEIDVTPEDKKEASNKTQKKEDS